The Colletotrichum destructivum chromosome 7, complete sequence genome contains the following window.
GACCGAAGCAACATTCTCGTATACATGAccggccacggcggcaaCGAATTCCTCAAGTtccaggacgccgaggagatTGGCGCGTTTGATCTTGCCGATGCGTTTGAGCagatgtgggagaagaagaggtagGAACATCAACAGCAGGAACCACTTGCtagcggcggcggatgcTAACCAATCGCTCAGATACCATGAGATCCTCTTCATGATCGACACCTGCCAGGCCAACACCATGTACAGCAAGCTCTACTCCCCCAACATCATCGCGACCGGCTCCTCGGAGCTCGACCAGTCGTCCTACTCTCACCacgccgacaacgacgtcggtgtcgccgtcatcgaccgGTACACGTACTACAAtctcgagttcctcgagtCGCAAGTCCAGGACCTGAGCTCCAAGAAGACGGTCGGCGAGCTTTTCGACAGCTACACGTACGAGAAGATCCACTCCCACGCGGGCGTGCGCTACGACCTGTTCcctggcggcgccgacgctgcACGCAGCCGCCGCATCACGGACTTCTTCGGCAACGTGCAGAACGTTGAGGTCGACGGGGCCAAGAACATGGCCCTCGATGAAGAGTTGCTGGAGCTGAGCCAAAAGATCGCCGCGCTCAAGCGGCGGGTCGAGGAGTccgacgccgcggcgaaGAACGCTTCGCTGGCCGATAAGGACACCGCCCAGAAGCCCAACGCGAAGGCCCAGGCCAAGAGGGTAAAGATGGCCAAGCCCTTGACAAACGACAACtggtgggagaagaagatcgtcggcgccaccgcTTTAGTCGGATGCGCCCTTTTGTGGATCCTGGGGTCGTATCTCGAGGTCCCGAAGCAGGCGGAAGacgagaggaagaagacggctgGTCAAAACGGTCACCCCACAGTGAAGGCTTGATGGATCTTTCTCAACCTTTTTATCTTTGCGTCTTTTGTGTCTTTTTTGACTTGCATGATATTGCATCCTCAGCATGGCGTTTCATAGGACAGGGAAGGGAGGGCCATACCTTGATAATATGGTATGTgcctcgatgacgatgagcgACATTGAAGTTTTTGGGTAATTTGTATTTGGTCAAGGAACATTCGTATTACTATAAATGCATTCGTGTTATGTTGAAATTAGGCGACAGACTTGCTGTGATGCTGCAATTACATCCGTCAGGTCTGTCGAGGTGCGATGCTGGCACATTTATCCGGAGTATTTCCAGACGGGTCTCTCTGGGTCTCACCTTGCTCACTCTCCTCACCTTTATACTCACCGAGCTTCTCACCGAGGATTTCGCTCTCACTCTCAAAAATCAATCATGCCCGCCGTGCCTGACATCTGTGTTTGAACAAGAACACATCGCCTCCAGCATATCCTTCATGGAGTTCCGTAGGCAACCTAAAGTCTGTGAAAATGGATAGATCCAAGGTCAGTCATGTTAGATTTCTCAACGTGCTTTCGGCATGCTCCTTCCCTGCTGGTCTTTGGGCCTGATCCATCCACTGTTCGCGTCTATTACATCGCTCACCTCCAGTTGCCCATAGCCTGTTGAAGGCAACAGGAAGGGGGGGCGCGGTTTCAATTCACGAGACCTCACTCATCCATCTCATTCTGTGCTTATCCTTGCACCACACCTTGGTCTTTTCATGCACACATATCTACCTCTCTTGCGGCATGAGATGCACCTTGACCTGATGAGCCTGTCGCGGATGAGCCTGTCGCGGATGAGCCTCACAGTCAACTTTTGAGGCTGCCGTCGCGAATCATCCACGAAGCAATTTGCCCTCTACCCACATGTTTTCAGGCGGCTGAAGCCGGGCGTCATGGACGACTTCGAAGCCCTCGCAAAGCGCTCGCCCCAAACTTCTCACCCTATAACGAACTGCTGACGCGCGAACTACCCTTCCAGATCCCGCCCCTCAAGACGCTCACCCTCAACTCCCGACCCCTGACGAGTcacgccctcgccttctcctgcgacgccgagctcgccgtcgccgccgacgactcGGTCCACGTCTTCCTCCCCGAGTTCCCGACACCGGAGGAGCCGACGTCCACCACCGGAAAGCCGCACCACCAACACCCCACTCCGGCAGACGATGGCACCCGAGAAGCGGCGGATGGGGACCCCGCCGGCGTGGCGGCAgccgcggccgtcgccgatgccCAGGAAAACGGGAAAACCACCCGCCAGCAGTACTACACCTACATCCTCCGCATCCCGACCTCGCGGAAGCCCGACCCGCGCATGAACGCCTCGCTCTTCGCcgcgcagggcctcgccATGCCCTCTTATgaggacgacctcgccgcgtCGGCGGGCATTGGCGTCGCAGAGGACCCATCTTCGGCTTTCGAAGGCGTCGGCTCCGGCACCGTCACGGGGTACGGCGCCTCGCTGAAccaggtcgtcgccgtcgagtgGTCGCCCGCGGGGCTGGGTCGCAACCTGCGCGCCGCGCTGGCCGTGATGATGACAAGCGGcgctctcctcgtcttcggcgagggcgagggcggcggcgccgtcgacctcggcgtgcGCATGAGGAACTTTAGGGACTGGAGGATTCTTTGgggcgtcggcgccaacATGCCCCTCCCGGACGCCGGgagcgaggacggcgcgTACCTCCCCAGGGACAAGGTGCGGTCGTTCTCGTGGGCGAGGTACCTGGGCCCCGGGCAGGCTCTGATGGCGTACGCGACGGATCAGGAGGAGGTTGTCGTTTTGAGCGTGCAGTACTACCTCCCAGATGACTCGGAAGGCGGCGAGTCGAATGCGGGATCGTATGTTTGGGAGGTTGATGAGCTTGCGAGGTTCGACGCGAGAGGACCGCACCCGAGTATAAACGTGCGTCTGGCTTTGACGAAACACCCTCGTAGTACCTGTGGCTGACTGAAGCTGATGATACCCACTCAGATCATGGACCCCGACTACATCCCCTATACCTCGGCTTTCTCCCTGAAATGGAGCCCCTGGCTCCTCTCGGACGGCTCCAGGACCGCCGTTCTTGCGTACTGCGCGAGGAGCTACGTCGGCTTCCGCAGGATCACGATCCCCAGCCACTGGTCGCGGGGCGCgagcgtcgccgtcgccatcgaggaggcGGACATCACCGGGATCTGCACGAACCTCCTGTCCGACGCCTTCGTGGAGTGGGAAGAGGCCATCTGGGACCGCGGCGGGGCCAAGGTCTGCAGGGGTGTCATCGCGTCTCCTTTCAAGGGTCTGCCCTTTCAGGTCGCGCTCAACGGGCCGGAGGGAACGGTCAAGGAGCCTCATACTACGAGCGTCTGCAACACCACCTTTCCAGAGGACACCACATCGCCCGACGCGACGAACCCCATCACAAGTACGTGTCCGCCCAATGATAGTCTGCCCTCGCGCTGACCTTTTTCCACCCTCTTTTTCCAGGTCTCATAATCCATCCCCCCGACCTGTCAAAGCAGAGCAAAGCGCCTAGCTACTCTCTCATCCGCCTCTCCGCCACGGCGACAAACGACAACTGGTTCCAGCAAAGTACCGGCGACccttcctccgccgccgccgccgtcgagtcCCTCCCCAAATGGGCCGACACCATCTCTTCAACAGTCAAGCTTTCCGTCCCCGTGGCCATGCTCGGTCGCGGCATCGgggtcggcgcggcgggggGTGACGCCGAGTCCGTCGCTTCGGGCGAGGAttccgactcggacgacgacgacttcgacctccccgaagacgccggcgagcagATCCACCCGTACCGCGTGCGCATGTGGGGCATGGCCATGtcgcccgccggcggcatgaGCGCCGTCCTGGTCTCGCAGCACGCCACGCAGAAGCCCGAGAAGTCCGTCAAGACCAAGGTCATGTTCGGCGCACGGTCCGGCCCGGCCGCTGCGGCGTTGCCTAACCCTCCCCTGTCGGGCGATGCGATGGATGTGGACGGGGACGAAGGGGGTGCCGCCGGCCCCGGGAGGAGCGAGGTCGCGTCCTGGGCGAGGCAGAGcaccgaggccaagatgTGGGATTGGATGTATGCTGGCGGCCCTGCCGTTCCTGGAACGCTCGGGTCTGACGGAAGCGCGAGGGCCGGCAACGTCTCGTTAAGGATGAGGCTCGAGGGGGTCAAGAACAAGCAGCGGTGTGTGTTCTGCCAGACGCCGCTGGAGGATAAGGGCAAGGAGTCGGTGTGCGGCAGAGGGCACATTTTTGGTGAGACGGTTTTGCCCCTTCTGCTCTGCTCCCTCtcttttgttgttgtttgcATTCCTTTCTGGATGAATGGCCTCGCTGACTATCAACAGCTACCTGCGCAACAACCGGTCTCGCCATCCTTGCGCCTGGCATCTCGAGGGCCTGCGCTGTCTGTGGTCTCCGCTGCCTCATGACGAAGGAGGTTGTCAAGATCGCGCAGGAGCATCTCGGACTCGATGCCAAGGTCGAAACTTCGGAGGAGATATGCGGTGGATGTGGTGGCAAGTTTGTGGTATGAGTAGTATCTGTCGTGTACTTGTAACATAGCGGGCGGAAGGCTGGAAAATGCTTGTATCGTCCCAGTAGCCAAAGCGTAACAAACGCATCTTGATCTGCCATGTGAGTTCTTTGATTACAAGTCGTGACGAGTAACCTGGTCGTTATGCGCCAAGGTATTGTTGCCTTCCTTTCTCTGTTGAGCCTGTCACATGTCAGGAGGATCAAGCAAGGAACAGTTTCATTGCCGCATGTGTACATGTCATAATTTCAACACGTTGAGCATCTTCAGTAACTCTTGTTTCATTGGCAGCTGGCTCTTCTATGCGTGCTGGAATAGCCCGGCTGATGAAGGGTTACTCTTCGTGTGTTCTGCTTCCAATGGTCTTCTAGATCTGTTTGCTTGACAAAGCCAGGTCTACGTCCCCAGTTCCCCCCATATTCAGCGAGCAGGTGGACAATGACATGTCCGGGGCTCAGTACTTGCCGATGCCAGGAAACTTCACCCACTGCGTATCGTAGCAGCCGATGGCGCCATCATAGACCCAGATGCCCTCGGCTAGAGGAAAGTGGAAGGAGGGTCAGCGAGAGCTTTCGGATAGGGTGATGGAGACTCGATTGCCAGTTCACTTACAGAGGTTGATCTCCCTGACGACAAGCTTCTGTTTCTTGGTCTTGCACTCGCACTGCATGATGACAGGATCGGTCTTCGTGAGCTTGCATTCGTCGCAGTACAAGCCGCCGCTGTTGAAGAGGGACAAGTATCAGCACATTGTCGTTGCGGCTGCTACCAAaggaaaaaggaagaaaagtcAAGGGCTGGTATGTGAGCCTGAGTGAACCGACTGTTTGGACCACAATAGGTTGCCGTCGAAGTTGCCAATGCATTCGGAGAGGTCTATTCGGGTGACGGTCTTGATGCCAGCATTGTCCCTGCACTCTGCATGAAGACGCCAAAGGCCGCGATAGACACTATTGTCGACGAAGGGAATCGGTTCCATGAGCAGTTGTATGTTCTTGCAGGACTTCTGGAAGCAGTCAGACTCGAGAGGACAGTCGCGGGCCAGAGCCTGGGCGGCCATGAGCGAGAGGACggggatgatgatgccgaagCCCTTCATTTCTGCGGCTTGGTTGACCTTGAGTGGACGAAGTGATGTCGCTGAGAGAAGGTAGAGCTTGCAGAGACGCAGGGAGGTGCGGAGGGAACTGTCCTGGTGGAGAGATGAAGTAGAAGGGCTGGCCGTGTTCGTCTGAGATGGCCTGGATTTAAGTACTACGAGAGAGAAGACCAGACTACCCCCAAACACGAATCACGGAGTGAATATGGGCAGTCAGTGGAGAGAAAGCTTGCGATGGTTTACTCACGGAAGATAGGGCCGAATCCAAAGGAAGGGGAAACGGGGTGGGCGTTCACAGGTGTTCTTTCCATGTACATTGGCAGGCACTCCATGGATCTACTTACAAGTTACAACTGACTGAGCTCGTCGGTATGACACGTAGCTACTGTGATCATGGGCTCTGGTTACAGTGTATCAAGATAAGAGGAACAGTTCCCCGAGTTACACTCAAACTTGATCACTATGTGAAGCTGAGGCATCTCAAACTGCTACGCTTTGTCTCCCTGCATTAACTGGCATCCCCAATAATGGAAAAAAACCAAGAAGAGGATGCATAGAATGGCATCTGGCACAATCACAATCATGAGGTTTTCGGACTGCAGGGTGGAAGCATGATTGAAACGATACGTTCCATGGCCACCGTCTTTGTCGCAGGGCTTGTTTGCTCCAATGCTGTACACCTCGAGCCAACCTCGAGGCCTTTTCCGACTCGAACCCAAGCCGCGATTAGACATGGACGAAAGATAGGTTAAGCATATACGGTGTTGCGACTCTGCAGCTCCTAGAGAGAAGAGCCTCCCTTGCTTCGTCCCATGGAGTCTGGGgaagccagcagcagcataCTACCACCACAACCGGGACCTTTTCTTGCATCTCGAGTGCAACCTTgcatcgacgaggtcctctaggctcccccctccccccccccccccccccccccccccgtgtGGGACACACTCTTGCGTTGAGAAACGGTTCAAACTGGTCTCCGTAACTGCATTCCCCTACATGCCGTCTTTGAGTCCGGGGGCTATGAATGTTGCAAACGACCCTCCTCTATGGCGCCACAATCTTCCAAGGACTCTTCGCGAACCGGTTCGCCGGATCAAACTTGCTCTTCAACTCCACCAACCTCTTCGCATTGTCTCCGAAGCCCTGCTTCACATCCACCACGACACACGAGTAGTTGTTGTACTGCCCCacgccatcgtcctcgccccTGTGGTTCCCCTCCTTGATCCTCCGGGCCAGCTCGCCGTGCCATCGCCGGATGGACCCGTCCTTGTCCGGGTCCGTCCAAGACGCCAGCACCAGGACGTCAAAGTACATGCCGCGGTTCGAGTAGGCTGTTGCCCCGAGCGGGACGCTGGCCACCTTGTCCTTCTTATAGATTTCcacgccgaggaggctggCCCGCATATCGTTTCCTTGCTCCGTCTCCGCATCGATGTAAGCGTAGAAGTCTC
Protein-coding sequences here:
- a CDS encoding Putative peptidase C13, legumain, with amino-acid sequence MKLSRLLQLPAFLAAATLAPAVFAEHTSNWAVLVCTSRFWFNYRHLANVLSIYRTVKRLGIPDSQIILMLPDDMACNPRNAFPGTVYSNSDRAVDLYGDNIEVDYRGYEVTVENFIRLLTDRVGDEMPRSKRLLTDDRSNILVYMTGHGGNEFLKFQDAEEIGAFDLADAFEQMWEKKRYHEILFMIDTCQANTMYSKLYSPNIIATGSSELDQSSYSHHADNDVGVAVIDRYTYYNLEFLESQVQDLSSKKTVGELFDSYTYEKIHSHAGVRYDLFPGGADAARSRRITDFFGNVQNVEVDGAKNMALDEELLELSQKIAALKRRVEESDAAAKNASLADKDTAQKPNAKAQAKRVKMAKPLTNDNWWEKKIVGATALVGCALLWILGSYLEVPKQAEDERKKTAGQNGHPTVKA
- a CDS encoding Putative transcription factor IIIC, 90kDa subunit, transcription factor IIIC zinc-finger; the protein is MDRSKIPPLKTLTLNSRPLTSHALAFSCDAELAVAADDSVHVFLPEFPTPEEPTSTTGKPHHQHPTPADDGTREAADGDPAGVAAAAAVADAQENGKTTRQQYYTYILRIPTSRKPDPRMNASLFAAQGLAMPSYEDDLAASAGIGVAEDPSSAFEGVGSGTVTGYGASLNQVVAVEWSPAGLGRNLRAALAVMMTSGALLVFGEGEGGGAVDLGVRMRNFRDWRILWGVGANMPLPDAGSEDGAYLPRDKVRSFSWARYLGPGQALMAYATDQEEVVVLSVQYYLPDDSEGGESNAGSYVWEVDELARFDARGPHPSINIMDPDYIPYTSAFSLKWSPWLLSDGSRTAVLAYCARSYVGFRRITIPSHWSRGASVAVAIEEADITGICTNLLSDAFVEWEEAIWDRGGAKVCRGVIASPFKGLPFQVALNGPEGTVKEPHTTSVCNTTFPEDTTSPDATNPITSLIIHPPDLSKQSKAPSYSLIRLSATATNDNWFQQSTGDPSSAAAAVESLPKWADTISSTVKLSVPVAMLGRGIGVGAAGGDAESVASGEDSDSDDDDFDLPEDAGEQIHPYRVRMWGMAMSPAGGMSAVLVSQHATQKPEKSVKTKVMFGARSGPAAAALPNPPLSGDAMDVDGDEGGAAGPGRSEVASWARQSTEAKMWDWMYAGGPAVPGTLGSDGSARAGNVSLRMRLEGVKNKQRCVFCQTPLEDKGKESVCGRGHIFATCATTGLAILAPGISRACAVCGLRCLMTKEVVKIAQEHLGLDAKVETSEEICGGCGGKFVV
- a CDS encoding Putative cyanovirin-N gives rise to the protein MKGFGIIIPVLSLMAAQALARDCPLESDCFQKSCKNIQLLMEPIPFVDNSVYRGLWRLHAECRDNAGIKTVTRIDLSECIGNFDGNLLWSKHGGLYCDECKLTKTDPVIMQCECKTKKQKLVVREINLSEGIWVYDGAIGCYDTQWVKFPGIGKY